AACAATCCATTTTAAAAATGGATTGTTTTTTTATTTCTGTTTTATGCGGTTTATTTTATTTTTGTATTTTCAATGATAGAATAATTATATTTACAAAAATGAAACACTACTATCTTAGCCCCTCTTATAGTAAGTTTTTCGTTCGAAAACAAAAATACAATTTCACCTTACAATTGAAAAAACATATGTAAAAGTTTCTAAAACAGCTGCCTTATCATACTAATCTATAGCAATTCTGTCTTCTTCCCTTACCTGTTTCCTTTAACACATACGATTTTAAAACTAGCGCCGTTAATGAATCTGTTAATGTTTTATATGATAAATTTGATAATGCCAATAGATCGTTCGTATATAACATTCTATGCTTCTCTAATAATAATAGTACTAATCGTTCAGACGGTTTTAATGCCTCGTCACTTTCTAGTATAAAGTCTATATTTTTCATTTCTCTAATTACTACTCCTTATATAAAAAAATACTTTAGGTGCTAATTTAATATGAAAATAATACATAACAAAATTATAGATATATTAAAATAGTACCATCTAAAAACACTATTATACTATAACATAGAAGTAGTGTTTCCCCAAATAGGAAATGCTTTTTTATATCGCTGTAAGATTCTTGCAAATGTACATAATATTTTGTACCATTACCCGCCAAGTTTTCTTCTAATTTCGCTGCTCATCCTGATGTATTTGTAATCAATGAAGTTCTTCTAAATTTATAAACAAATAAAAAACGGTTCGTCTATCATGCCCTAAACATGAATGACAACCGTTTTCTAGTTTCTTCTTAATTAACATGCTCTATCTTAAATATTTCTTGCAATATGCGGCTTACTGTAATGACTTGTTCCACCGCCACCTACAACTACTTTACCGCCTTTTTCGAAAATTAATAATTTACTTGAACCATCTGCAAGAAGCACTATTACTTCAGCATTATTACTTGTTGCTATATAAATTACATAACCACTCTTTGATATACAAGTTTCCCAATTCGCATCAAATTCTGATCTTACTACACGATTTGAATACACTTGATTTTCAATTCTATCTTGTTCTACGTTTTCCAAATTTATTCTCCCCTCTTCCCTGCATAGTTATATATATTAAAATAGCACCATCTAAAATAGTGACCGATTTTAACATAAATAGTATATGTAATTAGTAGGAGAATGCTTGGACAATAGAAACGAAATAGACTTCGGGAATTTTACAATTGAAACTTCTCTTTAATCATTTCCGCTACTTCTTTTGCACTCAAATACGTGTTATTAATTTTTATATACTCTTCTTTTTCAATTTCACCATGAAGAGAGTTTAATCTATGCATTTTCATCGTTTCTTTCAAATTATTTTCAGACCACTCAATATCTCTTTTTTTCGGTTTATGTTCTAATCTATTCGGGCTTTTATTTCGTTCTAATCTTTCATCTAATTCCGCTTCCAGCTCTACAAAATACACTGTCCCACCTTTTGATTCAAAAATATTTTCTACATGATGTATATAATCCCAATCCTCTTGGAGGTCAAATGCCCATATATACGTAAAAATCATTCCAGATAAATCACTTTTAGATACTTCTTCAAATATTTCATTACGAAATAAACTTACTAGTCTTTTTGCTTCTTTCGTACTGTAATCAAAAATTGGACTTACTAAATCAATTGTCATGTGGTTATGAAAAAGTTTTAAACCGGTTAATGTTGCTAATTCTTGCCCCACTGTCATTTTTCCAACTGCTTGTGGGCCAAATATTAATATAAGTTTCATTTATTTCCCTCCAATCTTTCTCTATAAACCATTACATAAAATAAAAAATAAGACAGCCGATTTTAAAACGATTGCCTTATTTTTTATTCATAGTTTTAGTTCTATTCTTTTCGCACAGCTTCAAAAGTAATCGTTTGATTTGCATTTGACGGTTCTTTTTCATAAACATATTCAGTAGAGCGAGTAATGTTTGAGAAACCTATACTTTCTAAAAGAAGTATAAACTCTTCTATTCCATACCAGCGCAGCGCAAAGCGTTGCAATTCTGTTTGTACTAACTGTCCTTTACTCCACTTTTCATATTTCAAATATGATACAGTAACTTGGTTCAGCCAATCTATTTCAATTGATTTATTTTCTAATGTGATTCCGTCTCCGCTTGGCAAAGAGAAAGTCGATGTATGAATTTCCCCAGTCTTCCATTTATGCGGGAGCATAATATCTACGATTAATCGTCCACCTGGATTAAGATGTTCATAAAAACATTTCAATGCATTTATAGAATCCACACGATTTTCAATTAAACAAAAAGATCCAGTAGGAATGATAATTGCGTCATATTTATGCGGAAGTGAAAATTGTTGCAAGCTTCCTTCATACAAATTAGGATGTAAGCCTCTCTCTTTACAGCGCTTACGGCAAGAATCTAGCATTTCAGGTGAATAATCTATCCCATCCACTTTAAAACCAGCCTCTAGAAGCGGAATGATGACACGCCCTGAACCTACTGCAGCTTCGAGGATTCTTCCTCTACAATCTTTTAAACGTTCTTTGTAATACTCAATATCACCATTTAAAGAATAACCGACTGGTTTTGTGTAATCATACAGTTCCGTACAAAGTGTACTATAAAAGCTAAACATTTATTTTCTCCTCCGTTTTTACGTACGGAAGATTTCAATTCAACTAATCTTCCTGTACCTCTAATTTTAATGAGATTTCGAAAGAGCTGACTGTCATAATATATCACTCACTTTCCATAGAATATAATGATATTGTATTACATAACCTTCCAATTTGAAATATAAAAATTTAAAATTCAGACTACAAATTAAAGAGCTTACTTTAGTAAGCTCTTTAGAAAAAATATTTATTTCACAATCGGCAATGTCACTTCACTTAATTTCACAGTAAGTTTTGTACCAGCTTTCGGTCTAATTGTATAATCATAATCACTTGCAATTAAAACAACTCCGATTTGATGCCCCGCTTTAAATACATAATCATCTGGCTGCATGTCCCATGTGAATGTATAATCTTTGCCCGGTTGAATCGCTGTTGAATTTTCTATACTCTTTACGTTTTGTGGGTCCATCCAGCCTCTCGTTACGATTTCCGGCTTCGCTCCTCCATAGTCAACAAGTAACGCTGTTAAATTTGATACAGATCGATCAATATTTCCTGTAATTGAAATCTTTGGTGTACCACTTATACGCGTATCTTTTTGCAGTACAGGCATTGTATATACTAATCGATTTGCTACTTCTAATTCTGGGTTTGCTACTAATTGGTTTGATTTTATTTGTGCATCATCTAAGAATGAGAAAACTTTATTAGCCGATCCCATACTTAGTGGCAAATTGACTGATTTATTGCTTAAATACATACGGATTTTTGAAGGTACAGCTGCTGGATCTGGCCAATTTTTTATCTTTTGCCACGTTTTATTTTCTCTTTGCACATCAACCATTGGTTCATCCATAATTCCATTTTCAATTCCGTACAACCAATAATCTAACCATTTATTTTGTGTTTGCTGCCAGTTATTACTTGATGTCCCACCATGACCACCTTGGTGTAGCCACATTTTACGCGGAACATTATTTTCTCCAAGTGCTTCCCACCATTGCGCGAACTGTTTCGTTTTAACATTCCAATCGTTTAAACCATGAACAACAAATACACTCGCTTTTACATTTTTAGCATCTTTTACATAGTTACGTTTATCCCAAAAATCATTATAATTACCTGTTTTTCGGTCTTGTCCAGCCGTTAACTCTTTTATAACTTGTCCGCAAACTTCAGGGTTTTCCCTTGTCAGTACTGCTTCTGCCATATTATCTGTATCTTCTCCTTGATATCCGCCTGGAGCAATGACTGCACCATTTGCACGATAATAATCATACCAACTACTAATTGCTGCGATTGGAATAATTGTTTTTAAACCTTCAACTCCAGTAGTCGCAACAGCATTTGGTAATGTACCATTATAAGAAACTCCAGTCATACCTACATTGCCTGTAGACCAATTTGCCTGAACTTCCTCACCCTGTTCTGTAAATGCTTTCGCGCGACCGTTTACCCAATCAATAACAGATTTTGTCCCGAGTATCTCTTGTTCATCTCCAGTTGTAGGGCATCCATCTGATTTTCCAGTACCGATACTTTCGCCTAAAATAACTGCATAACCTCTTGGCACGTAATAGTTCCCATACGAACCAAGATTAATCGCTCCATACGGTTTTCCTTCATACGCATACAATTCTTCATCTACATTATATACAGGAACATCTTTTAATCCAGATCGATATGGACTCATTTCATAAATAACAGGAACTTTCACATTCGGATCTGTCTTTGGACGCATAACTTTTATCGATACTCTGTCTTTCTTACCGTCTTGATCACTATCAACTTCTGTCTCTACATATAAATTTTCGTCCATAATAGCTTCATCGAGAGAATAAATCGGTTTTGTCATCCCATTTTCTAATTCAATTTTCGTATTTTTAGTCTCTTCCTTCTTCTCTGCATGCACATCCATAGTAAAGCTAGGTATAATTGTTGCAGATAGCATTGCTGACAGTGTAATTGCCATTTTCTTTTTACTCAAAATATTCCCTCCCCTTATTCGTTCTCTTTTACTATATAACAAAATAACTGAAAATTCAGTTTTGTTTTTATATAAAAGTTGAGAAACTCAAAGATTTCTTATTAAGTAAAATTTAATGGAGGTGTGAAATTATTTTCCCACTCCCACCTTCTTTATAAAGTGAAACTTTAATCAACCCTCACCAATTGGACGTTTACGATCAGCAGGGCCACTTCTTTGCTTTCGCTGAATTTTGAGGTGGGGTCTTACTGCCCGGCAAATAGCGGAATAAATAGAGAAAAAGACAACCAATATTTCTATCGATTGCCTTACATTCCATTTATTATTTTTCTAACTCTTTAAAGGTATCTTTCAAGTCTTTATCAGATACCTTTATATCTGCATTTTTAAGCAGATCTCTAGTAACTTGTTGATGGAATTGAGGATCTTGTATACGTTGCTGTTCTAATTCTTTACGAATATTCTCTTTCTCTTCCTCATACGGTTTAAGCTCTTTTTTATCCGTTAGCTTAATAATATGATATCCGAAAGAAGATTTAACAGGTTCACTCAATTGACCAACTTCTAACTTATACGCAGCATCCTCAAATTCTTTCACCATCATACCAGGTCCAAATTCAGATAGTTCCCCACCTTTTTCTTTAGAACCTGGATCCTCTGAATATTGTTTAGCCAATGCCGCGAAATCTTCGCCACTATTTAATTTTTCTTTAATTTCTTTTGCTGTCTTTTCATCTTTTACTAAAATATGGCTAACTTGAAGCTTTGGCTTATAATGATCTTTAATATCTTTTTCCGTTACGGTTGCTTTAATAGCTTTTTCAAAAGCAAAAGTAAGCTTTAATTTCTCTTTCAACTGATCTTCATTTTTCACACCATTGGATTCCATATATGTATTAAAATTATCGCCCATCTTGTCTTTTAATTCTTCTAGTTGTTTCGTTACCTCTTCATCCGTAACTTTATATTTATCATGTAATACTTTCTCTACTACCATTTCAGATAAATTCTGTTTACCGTAGTTTTCTTTTAATTTTTTGTTAAAATCACTTTCTGAAATGCTTCCTGATTTTGTCGTTACAATATTATCTGATGAACCACATGCAGATAAAGATAACGTCATACCCATTAAAATGCTACCAATTACTAATTTCTTTCTTTTCAAATCTGAATACCTCACTTCATTAAATTCAAATATAACTATGTAAATATAACGTTTTCCTGTGAACTTCACGTGAATTTAATGAAAGTAGAACATTTGCTAATTCTCCATTTAATACATCAATTTTGAAAATTATGGTGATTCGTCCTATATCGCTAATCTCTAAAGCTGCAAAAAGGACTAATATTTTCATTAGTCCTTTTTCACATTTATATAAAATTGAATTTCTCCATCTATAGAGGAAACTCCATATTCAAAACCATGCCTTTCTAAAATACTTTTCACTATCGCTAAACCTAATCCTGTACCTGATTTTTCTTTACTACGAGAAGATTCTAGTACATAAAAAGGCTCCCAAATTTTCTCGATATCCTTAATTTTATCCGTAGGAATGCCATTTTTTATTTGGAAATATATACTTTTATTTCTATCTTCTAATGTAATTATTATGTTTTGATTTGCTGTATATTTTATCGCATTAGAAATTAAATTTTGAAACACCATTCTCATTTTATTTAAATCTGCATAAACGATTGTATTGCCCGCATTACAATTTACTTGCAAGTTAATTTCTTTCGAATCCAGTTCAATCTGATGCTTATCTAATATACTCTGGACCAGTGGTTCAATGGGGAATTCTTCTTTTTGTAAAATATCTCTTTCTAGTTTAGAAAATCGTAATAGTTCTTCAATTAAGTTTGATATTTGATCTGTTTGTTTAATAATTGTATCTACGTAAGTCCCATCATCTAATCCATCTTTAATCCCCATAGAGTATGCTTTTACTAATGCGATCGGTGTCTTTAATTCATGCGTTACATCACCCATAAATCGTTTTAAATGTTCATTACGATCAGTTAAGTCTTGATGTGCTTCATGTAGTTTTTCACTCATGATATTAATACTATTGGCCAACTCTCCTATTTCATCATTCGTTTTCACTTTCGTTCTTTTAAACTGCAAATGTGAAATATCCTGAGCCACATCACTTAACTCTTTCAGTGGTGTCGTTATTATTTTTGAAAGTATCCACACAAGTAAAATAATAAGAAGGAGCGAGAAACATAGGATATATAAGTAAAATGTATTTAACGTATTTATAATTTCATTTGAATTCGCAATGGAAGTCCCAATTAAAATTATCGTATCATCTTTCGCAATATATTTAGCAAAAAAACTCGCTTTTACCTTTCCTTGATCGTACAGTTTATTCGATTGCCCTTCCGTCTTCACTTTCATAACTTCGTCTTTCGTAATCCAAAGCTTATTTAACGTTACTTTCTTTTTCGTAAGTTGCATGCGTAACGCGTCGTTCATAGCATCTTCTGACTGATTAATTGGCGTATACGCAATTGTAACATTATTTTCACTTTCAATTGTATGAATAACATCTTCTAAATCATTGACTGGCGCATTTTGTATTTGAGTTGTAAATTCATTTAAGTTTTCACGTGTTTTATAAATATTATATTTCGGCAGGAGAAAGTTAATTAATAATAAAGAAATTGTAAATATAAGAATAACGGTTAAAGAAATGCTGAGAAATAGCTTTTTCCCAAGTTTATTCACTTTGTTCCTCCAAACTATAACCCAGCCCACGATGCGTCTTAATAATATCTTCTCCAATTTTTTTACGCAGCCTTCTTACATGTGTATCAACCGTTCTCTCTTCTCCAAAATAGTCAAATCCCCATACAATGTCTAACAATTTTTTACGAGTTAAAATCGTTCCTTTATGATTTAAAAAGCATTTTATTAATTCGAGCTCTGTTTTTGTAATTTCTAACTCTATATCATTTTTATATACTTTATTTTTGGCGAAATTTATCTTTACATCTTGTACTTGAATAATATCATCGTGCTGAATAAGTTTTTTCGCTCGCGTAATTAGTACTCCTGGATGAAATGGTTTTTTCACGTACTCATCTGCCCCACTTTGAAGCGCTGCTAATTCATCTTCGCTTTCACTTTTCGCCGTAAGCATTAATACTTTCACGCTTGAATTCTTTTTTATTTCCTGACAGACAGTAATACCACTATGTTTTGGCATCATCCAATCCAAAATAGCTAAATCAATTTTTTCATCATAAAATATTTGAAGTGCTTCCTCTCCGTCTTTCGCTAATAATACTTCAAAGCCTTCTTTTTCAAAATAAGCTTTTAAAATCCTTAACATATCTTGTTCGTCATCTGCAATTAATACTTTCATATTTTTTCCTCCATTGCTTTTAAACAAAAACCAATTGTATCATACAACATCTTTGTTACATGAATGTGACAGAAAAATATTTAAAGCTTTTGAGGGGATAGTAATGTTGAGGTGTTGTATTATGATAAAAAAAATCGGGGTCATTTCTCTTCTTTTATTTCTATTATCAACAAATGTGTTTGCAAATACAAATCAACAAATTGAAGTATTTGATTGTCAAAAAGAAATGGTCATTCAAAAACAATCTTTAGATCCAGTAATCCAAAAAGAAGCAGTTCAATACGCTAAAGCAATTACTGGTCCATTTAAAAACTTAAATGTCGTTCCAAAAGATGGCTATATGATAAAAATCCCATTATCTAAGCCGGTTTCTATTACTAATCAATGGTTACACACTACAATAGACGAAGTACTTATACTGCTCCCACTAAATGAAAAGCCTTATATTATGCTTTATGATGATGAAAATAATCCGCATTTTTATTATGTAAAAGGTAAACCAGGATTATTATTGAAACAAATGCAGGTTAAAACGTAATTGACTGAAAAGGAGTCACCTTATAAGCTAAATTTTAAAAGCTAAGGTGCTCTTTTTTATAATAACAATTTAGTAAATGAAATTATAAAAGTTGGTTTTTAATATAAGGATCGCAACTTCATATATCAGCGATTTTTAAGATATATCGATTTACCAACAAAAAACCTGTTCGTAGCTATTATTTGGATAGCAATCTCTATAATAGTTTGTAGTGACTCGATCCCTTATATAATCCCCCTTTTACAAATCCATTCGCAGTATAAAACACATCCCCTTGCTTCGTGTCAGTATGTAAAACAATCACTTCAAAATACTTTTCCGCATGACATAATAGTTGGTTTAATAATAAGTTCCCTAACCCTAAACGCCGATAATCCCTTGAAATATAAAATCTCCTTAACCGCCCAATCTTATTGTCTTTTGTGTACGGATCCTCATTTAAACCTCCAACTCCAATTAACATATCACCTTGAAAAATACCATATAAACATTCTCCAGTTTTATTGAATACATTTACTTTGTTTTTATATCCATTTATTAGTCTTATAAGGAAATTAAACCCTTCTTCTTCACTGTCTTGAACGAGATGACTGAATTCATATTCCATTAAATTTTCTATTTGTTGAATATGTATATCTTTCAAGTCCATTCCCCCTAAGTACGAAAATACATAAAAATGCTCGAGAATCATTTATTCTGAGCATTTTTATGGTTGTTACTTTATTTAATTCATAGTATGCATATAATTCACTTCATATGTAAATCGATAATACAGTTAATTAATTTTATTATGAAAATATAAGAGCCTTGCTACAATCTAGTATGTGGTAAGGCTCTTTAAAGTTGTGTAATTCTTATTGAACTAAAGCACCTGTTTACTTAAATGAATACATATACATTTATAATGTCTCTCAAATATAATATCAGTTTATAAATTCACCATTCTTCTCTAGCAAGTATAAGTTAAATTATAATTTGTTAATCGATATGTTTGTGTAACCACTGTTCAAATATTTTTAACTGTTCTTCAGTATGAAGGTAATGTTCACCCGTCTCCATAACTTCTAATTCACAACGATGTTTTTTTGTAAAATAGTTAATAGTTTCAAATTCGCACAGTTCATCCTTAGCTCCGTACATAATATATGTATCTGTATTCCATGTACTAATAGGATGCTCTTTTACATAGCATAAATAATCCCAATATAACTTTTGACCAATAGGTGTCTCTATAGTCATTTCTTTTTGTAAAAGCTCCGGTGTTACATTAAACCATTTCATCATATTTTCTATAATTCGTTCCATATTAACTACTGGTGATAAAAATAATGCCTTTTCTATCACATCATTTTGAAAAGCTAAAAGGCTAAAATATGCTCCCATACTACATGCAAACACGTTTATTTCTTTCCAATGTTCTTTTGCGTAGTTCATAATTATAGATAATTCATTAACACAAAACTGTACTTTACAAGGAGTGTTATCATTCTTTCTTTCTCCATGCTCAGGTAAATCAAAGCTTAATACTTGATAACCTTTTCGATCGGCTTCTTCAGCTACTATTTGAATAACTGCATCTTCCTTATTTGACATATTTCCATGTACTGCAATAAAAATTTTTTCACTCTTATCTCCCCACAAAACCGCAGGAATATTACTAATTTTAAAAATATTTTTAAGCATATTCCCCTCCATAAAATAAGACATATAGGACTCGAAAAAAATGCACACACTTTATTTATCTCTGTACAGCAGGCAGTATCCGCTTTAAATCTATTAAATCATCTATTACTATATCAGCCTGAGCAAGTTCATCTTCTTGCGCAAAATCAAAATTGCATCCAATTGCCAGTAAACCGTTGTCTTTCGCTGCATTTATATCAGATAGCCGGTCACCAACTACGGCTGCCTCTTTTATATCATATTTGTTCATAATACTTTTAACTAAGTCACCTTTATTTAGCGATTGTATTTGTTCGATACTAAACGTTTCAGTCACCCACTTGTCTAAAGCATAATAAGTTACGATTGCTCGTAAATATTCTTTCAAACCATTACTAGCAATGTAAATGGAACAATTATTTTCTTTTATATATGTAAATATTTCTTTTACATTTGGATATAAAGCGCCTTTTCCGCTTTTTATGTTTTCAATTAGTCTATCTAAAAAATATGCATCTGTTTGTTCTCTTATTTCAATAGAATGTTCCGGTAATAAAGCTTCCCAAACTTTCGGTAGCGGCACACCCATAATTTCACGGTATTTTTCAATCGGTGTTACCGTATCCCATAATTGAAGTGATCTTAAGTGATCAAAAGTATCATCTAACGATAATTCTAAAATTTTATCTGTTTGAAATAATGTTCCATCCATATCAAAAATTAATGCTTGTAACATTCTTATCTCTCCTTTTGGACTATAGTTTTACCAGATATATTTTTAAGAATCTCAATAATAATTTCTGAGCAATAATTTGCAGCAGTTTTCGCGAAATTATCATAAGAAACTTGAGCTTCATCATCTGCACTGTCAGAAATACATCGTATAACAAGAAACGGTATATCATTTATGTAGGCAACATGTCCAATTGCTGCACCTTCCATTTCTGTACAATGAGGTGCGTATTCGTCTATTAATTTTGCCTTTAACTTTGAATCTTCAACAAAACATTCACCACTTACAATTCTTCCTTGGTGAGCTTGAATATTTGAACTATTACTGTTACATGCTTTACGTGCTAACTCTATCAATTCCTTACTTGCAATAAACTCCTCTTGAAACGGGAATAATTTTTTCATTTGATTTTTACTTACATCATGATGGGTAACATTCGTTGAAATAACTACATCACCAACTTTTACATCTGGATGTAATCCACCAGCAACGCCCGTATTGATGATAGAGTCTACATTAAATTTATGAATTAATGTTTGCGCACATGCAGCTGCATTTACTTTCCCTACACCAGAACGTGCAATAATTACTTCTGTTCCCATGAATTCTCCAATATAAAATGGCATTCCCGCTATTGTCTGTTCTTCTTGTATTACTAGCTTTTCTAAAAGTAAATCTATTTCAATTTGCATTGCTCCGATAATGCCGGTTCTGTTCATGTATGTAGTCCCCTTTATTAATTAATCCCTTTAATCCTCTCTGACATAACCGACAATAAAAATTTCGGAAGTACAAGTTGTCTCTTTAATCTTTTCGGCTGTGAGAGTAACCTATACAGCCATTCAGTTCCAGTATCCCTCATTATTTTCGGTGCTCTTTTTACAGTACCAGATATTATATCAATCATTCCTCCGATACCAATAGATAGCGGAACGTTTAATGTTTGTATGTTTTCATAAATGAACTCTTCTTGTTTTGGTGAACCTAGTCCTACAAGTAATAAATGCGGTTTGAATTGCTTAATTTTCATTTTTATTTCTTCTATTTCTTCACCATTTACAAATCCATGCTGTCCTTTAAATTGTGCTCCTGGGAACTGCTCATTTAATTTTTCTAATGCCTTTTTATTACTTTCTGGCGCAGCTCCAAAAAGAAAGACACGATATTCATTGTCGTTACAATATTTTATTAAATCGTGAGTTAAATCCGCCCCAGTAACACGTTCTTTCAAAGTTCCTTTTAATATTTTCGAGCCAATTATGACACCAATCCCATCCGCTGTTATTAAATCCGCAGATAGTAACATCTTTTTAAACTCCTTTGATTTTTCCGTATTTTCCTTTGCAGACATAACAATTTCAGGATTTGCAGTTACTACAAACCTTGGTTTCTCTTGTTGTTCATATAACCAACCTTTTAATAAACTTATAGCTTTTGCATATTCTAAAGTTGAAAAAGGTATACCTTTTATAAATTGCTGATCCACTGTACTCTCCCCTTATATAAGCTGCAAATATTCATCAATGTCTTTAGAAATTTGAATAAAAGCTTTATTCCAAAATTCATAATTTCTTATATCTATTTCAAAATGTTTTTTCATAAGCTCCTCTACTGAAGCCTTTCCTGTTTCTCGTAAGAACTCTTTATATTTCGAATGAAAAGTACTTTTACCTTCTTGAGCTATTTCTAATAAGCTAAAACTTACTAAATATCCAAACGTGTATGGATAATTGTAAAAAGGAACATCTGCTATATAAAATTGAATATATTTCATCCATACAAACGGCTGGTATTCACTTAAAGCATTTCCATAAGCTTCTTTTTGTGCAATTATAGATAATTTCTCAATTTCATCAGCACTTAAAGGACCCTCTTTACATTTTTCATAAAATGTTTTTTCAAACTGATACGATGCTCGTATTGCCATTACATAATTAAAACTATTTCTTATTTTCCAGCTAAGTAATGACTTTTTCGTATCTTTACTATCCGTTGTTTCAATTAGATAATTTAAGAGTACCGTTTCAAAGAAAATAGATGCTGATTCAGCCGTACTCATTGGCAAATAATCATCTAAAAAAGATGTAGATTGTTCAAAACTCATATTATAAAAATGCCAAGCATGTCCTAATTCATGAGCGAGCACTCTTACACTATTTATACTCCCATCATAACGAATGGAAATTCGCGATTCTTTCTCACTGAAAAATGGAGCACAAAACCCGCCTGGTGGTTTATTCTCTCTCGGTTCAGCATCTACCCAACCACTTTCTATCGCATTACGTGCAAATTCTGCTAATTCTTCATCAATATTCTTCCATGCATCATAAACGTTTTGTATTGCTACTGAAAAAGGAATCATGA
This DNA window, taken from Bacillus cereus ATCC 14579, encodes the following:
- a CDS encoding WecB/TagA/CpsF family glycosyltransferase translates to MDQQFIKGIPFSTLEYAKAISLLKGWLYEQQEKPRFVVTANPEIVMSAKENTEKSKEFKKMLLSADLITADGIGVIIGSKILKGTLKERVTGADLTHDLIKYCNDNEYRVFLFGAAPESNKKALEKLNEQFPGAQFKGQHGFVNGEEIEEIKMKIKQFKPHLLLVGLGSPKQEEFIYENIQTLNVPLSIGIGGMIDIISGTVKRAPKIMRDTGTEWLYRLLSQPKRLKRQLVLPKFLLSVMSERIKGIN
- a CDS encoding 5'-methylthioadenosine/adenosylhomocysteine nucleosidase: MNRTGIIGAMQIEIDLLLEKLVIQEEQTIAGMPFYIGEFMGTEVIIARSGVGKVNAAACAQTLIHKFNVDSIINTGVAGGLHPDVKVGDVVISTNVTHHDVSKNQMKKLFPFQEEFIASKELIELARKACNSNSSNIQAHQGRIVSGECFVEDSKLKAKLIDEYAPHCTEMEGAAIGHVAYINDIPFLVIRCISDSADDEAQVSYDNFAKTAANYCSEIIIEILKNISGKTIVQKER
- a CDS encoding M3 family metallopeptidase, whose product is MQESARWDLNRLYLNEDILFPILELKEQYFVTKDVEILSKLIQVIEKAEYYLYCRSVEESVPSDLTKLTVKVKELKSELQQVIKHNEVETSDNTKLIKDELNAWENMYIQLRDRIEIEHNNKLLSFGQANTIAMNSDNEKERLEVFDSLTCALHKEKEIFATVLNQVGRLRNAKSDEIEDREILTQSFHANGISETVLFQMWNATEENLDKLVSALNVYKKGKASITWHELMTVKESNEVMIPFSVAIQNVYDAWKNIDEELAEFARNAIESGWVDAEPRENKPPGGFCAPFFSEKESRISIRYDGSINSVRVLAHELGHAWHFYNMSFEQSTSFLDDYLPMSTAESASIFFETVLLNYLIETTDSKDTKKSLLSWKIRNSFNYVMAIRASYQFEKTFYEKCKEGPLSADEIEKLSIIAQKEAYGNALSEYQPFVWMKYIQFYIADVPFYNYPYTFGYLVSFSLLEIAQEGKSTFHSKYKEFLRETGKASVEELMKKHFEIDIRNYEFWNKAFIQISKDIDEYLQLI
- a CDS encoding HAD hydrolase-like protein, whose translation is MLQALIFDMDGTLFQTDKILELSLDDTFDHLRSLQLWDTVTPIEKYREIMGVPLPKVWEALLPEHSIEIREQTDAYFLDRLIENIKSGKGALYPNVKEIFTYIKENNCSIYIASNGLKEYLRAIVTYYALDKWVTETFSIEQIQSLNKGDLVKSIMNKYDIKEAAVVGDRLSDINAAKDNGLLAIGCNFDFAQEDELAQADIVIDDLIDLKRILPAVQR